The Dyella caseinilytica genome has a window encoding:
- the cls gene encoding cardiolipin synthase — MSIPQLITLLAMLLHVAGILAAMHAVMNTRTPQGAFAWALGLALLPYVTLIPYLYLGRSRFHGYVTLHRAHRQRLSQASLRSELSGVPDACMQYAALTQMLGNSFHAGQQLRLLINGDATFEAIFSAIAQAERCILIQFFIFHDDELGRRMQQALLERAAAGVQVFALFDGIGSHALPKHYVETLRQGGVAIFPFATQRYSNRFQLNFRNHRKVVVVDGWLGFVGGLNVGNEYLGLKPPLAPWRDTHLQIDGPAVLDLQRSFAVDWHWVTGELPPLLPPRPAQGDAYTLIAATGPADPQESCSLYFTTAINAACKRLWLTTPYFVPDQAVMSALRLAVMRGVDVRILIPARPDHRTVFLASTLHAYDAINAGIRIYRYQPGFIHQKVILVDDDTASIGSMNLDNRSFRLNFEISALNVDRRFAEDVERMLMDDFGRAVEVTRDEYRQSPYLRRLAMHVARLFDPIL; from the coding sequence ATGAGCATTCCACAGCTTATTACTCTGCTGGCCATGCTGCTGCATGTGGCGGGCATCCTCGCCGCGATGCATGCGGTGATGAATACACGTACGCCGCAGGGCGCTTTTGCATGGGCGCTCGGACTGGCGCTGCTGCCCTACGTCACACTGATACCGTACCTCTATCTTGGTCGCAGCCGCTTCCATGGTTACGTCACGCTGCATCGCGCTCATCGGCAGCGGCTTTCGCAAGCCTCCTTGCGCAGCGAACTGTCTGGCGTGCCGGATGCCTGCATGCAATATGCCGCACTTACCCAGATGCTGGGCAACAGCTTCCACGCCGGTCAGCAATTGCGACTGCTGATCAATGGCGACGCCACCTTTGAAGCGATCTTCAGCGCCATCGCCCAGGCCGAGCGCTGCATCCTGATTCAGTTCTTCATCTTTCACGACGACGAACTCGGCCGCCGCATGCAGCAGGCCTTGCTGGAACGCGCCGCCGCCGGCGTCCAAGTGTTCGCACTGTTCGACGGCATCGGCAGTCATGCGCTGCCCAAGCATTATGTCGAAACCCTGCGGCAAGGCGGCGTGGCGATTTTTCCCTTTGCCACGCAACGCTACAGCAACCGTTTCCAGCTCAACTTCCGCAATCATCGCAAAGTCGTGGTGGTGGATGGATGGCTTGGCTTTGTCGGCGGCCTCAATGTCGGCAATGAATACCTGGGCCTGAAACCGCCGCTGGCGCCCTGGCGGGATACGCATCTGCAGATCGACGGACCGGCCGTGTTAGATCTGCAGCGCAGCTTCGCCGTGGACTGGCACTGGGTGACCGGCGAATTGCCGCCACTGCTTCCACCCCGCCCGGCGCAAGGTGATGCGTATACGCTGATCGCTGCCACCGGGCCCGCTGATCCGCAGGAAAGCTGCTCGCTTTACTTCACCACTGCGATCAACGCCGCATGCAAGCGGTTATGGCTGACCACACCTTATTTCGTGCCAGACCAGGCCGTCATGTCGGCATTGCGTCTGGCCGTGATGCGCGGGGTTGATGTGCGCATATTGATACCGGCACGGCCGGATCATCGCACGGTATTCCTGGCCTCCACGTTGCACGCCTACGACGCGATCAACGCCGGCATTCGCATCTACCGCTATCAGCCCGGCTTCATTCACCAGAAGGTGATCCTGGTTGACGACGACACCGCCAGCATCGGCAGCATGAACCTGGACAACCGATCATTCCGCCTCAACTTCGAGATCAGCGCGTTGAACGTGGACCGCCGTTTCGCAGAAGACGTGGAACGCATGCTGATGGATGATTTCGGGCGCGCGGTGGAAGTTACACGCGATGAGTACCGCCAGTCGCCTTACCTTCGACGGCTGGCGATGCATGTGGCGCGGTTGTTCGATCCGATTCTTTGA
- the pncA gene encoding bifunctional nicotinamidase/pyrazinamidase codes for MQKLAALILVDVQPDFMPGGALACHEGDAIVPGIDRLLRRRVFEHTVATQDWHPRGHISFASTHPGSKPFQSIPLHGHPQTLWPDHCVQDTPGAALHPAIDWSPADLILRKGSNPDVDSYSAFRENHGPGDTRPSTGLAGWLRERGVNEVYVAGLARDVCVLWTVQDALALGFKAHVLWDLTRPVTPDSDATTRVTLKAEGAAVVETIEQL; via the coding sequence ATGCAAAAGCTTGCCGCCTTGATCCTTGTCGATGTACAGCCGGACTTCATGCCCGGCGGCGCCCTGGCCTGCCACGAAGGCGACGCGATCGTGCCAGGCATTGATCGCCTGTTGCGCCGCCGCGTGTTCGAGCACACGGTTGCCACCCAGGACTGGCATCCGCGCGGGCACATTTCCTTTGCCAGCACACATCCAGGCTCCAAACCGTTCCAATCGATTCCGCTGCATGGCCACCCGCAGACCCTGTGGCCAGATCATTGCGTGCAGGACACGCCGGGCGCCGCACTGCATCCGGCGATTGACTGGTCGCCAGCCGATCTGATCCTGCGCAAAGGCAGCAATCCGGATGTGGACTCCTACAGCGCCTTTCGCGAGAACCACGGGCCGGGCGATACGCGTCCGAGTACGGGGCTTGCCGGGTGGTTGCGGGAACGCGGTGTCAACGAGGTTTACGTGGCGGGGCTTGCGCGCGATGTTTGTGTGTTGTGGACGGTGCAGGATGCGCTGGCGCTGGGTTTCAAGGCGCACGTGCTGTGGGATCTGACGCGGCCGGTGACGCCGGATAGTGATGCGACGACGCGTGTGACGTTGAAAGCTGAGGGCGCTGCCGTGGTGGAAACTATCGAGCAGTTGTAA
- a CDS encoding CPXCG motif-containing cysteine-rich protein, whose translation MLTARAIQCPYCGERIEIVVDASAGDQRYIEDCQVCCRPISIEVWIDADEHAHVSATGEDA comes from the coding sequence ATGCTCACCGCCCGCGCTATCCAGTGTCCGTATTGCGGCGAGCGGATTGAGATCGTTGTTGATGCTTCAGCGGGCGACCAGCGCTATATCGAAGACTGTCAGGTGTGTTGCCGGCCGATCAGCATCGAGGTGTGGATCGATGCGGATGAGCATGCGCATGTGAGTGCTACGGGTGAAGATGCGTAG
- a CDS encoding HAD family hydrolase — MLKLIGFDGDDTLWHSEGYYREASVQFNAIIGRYVDVGDAHVQASMLATERRNLKLFGYGAKGMTLSMVETAIAITEGRISAADIHQLVEVGKTVLQHPVELLPGVREAVAAVAEHHEVVLITKGDLFHQEKKVAQSGMADLFRRIEIVSEKDAATYRRVLAEFALEPAQFAMVGNSLRSDIEPVIRLGGWGVHMPYHVTWEHEMENGLSEADAPRMLTVDAPTGIPAAIAELAGRAA; from the coding sequence ATGCTCAAGCTCATCGGCTTCGACGGCGACGACACGCTCTGGCATAGCGAGGGTTATTACCGCGAGGCCAGCGTGCAGTTCAACGCCATCATCGGACGTTATGTCGACGTCGGCGATGCGCACGTGCAGGCCAGCATGCTGGCCACCGAGCGGCGCAATCTCAAGCTGTTCGGTTACGGCGCCAAGGGCATGACCTTGTCCATGGTGGAAACGGCCATTGCCATCACCGAGGGTCGTATTTCCGCCGCCGATATCCACCAGTTGGTGGAAGTGGGCAAGACCGTGCTGCAACACCCGGTGGAGTTGTTGCCGGGCGTACGCGAAGCGGTGGCAGCGGTCGCCGAACATCACGAAGTGGTGCTGATTACCAAGGGCGACCTGTTTCATCAGGAAAAGAAAGTGGCGCAGTCGGGCATGGCCGATCTGTTCCGTCGTATCGAAATCGTGTCGGAAAAAGACGCGGCGACCTACCGCCGGGTATTGGCCGAATTTGCCTTGGAGCCCGCACAGTTCGCGATGGTGGGCAACTCCCTGCGCTCGGATATCGAGCCGGTGATCCGCCTTGGTGGCTGGGGCGTGCACATGCCTTATCACGTCACCTGGGAACACGAGATGGAAAACGGCCTGAGTGAGGCCGATGCGCCGCGCATGCTCACCGTCGATGCACCCACCGGCATTCCAGCAGCGATAGCGGAACTGGCTGGGCGGGCCGCGTGA
- a CDS encoding ion channel: MARKSPLIRRKPRIVQIGGRPFVSEGLPERMWDDFYHRALTVSWPVFFGLATSVFLTFNAIFAMIYQVDPHGIANQFPKGLAGAFFFSVETLATVGYGDMHPQSIYTHVVATSEIILGMGNIAVVTGLIFARFSRPQAKILFGKHPIVRTIEGKQTLMLRAANMRLNLIAQASAQLHLLRRYQSPEGFQLRRIEDLKLVRDHHPIFVLSWNVMHVIDEDSPLYGISHESLEDSEATLLLTIEGIDETTSQSMMARHQWSIKEVRWNHRYLDLVRRDENGLNVIDYTIFDDVLPIDEESQDAV, translated from the coding sequence ATGGCCAGGAAATCCCCGCTCATTCGGCGCAAGCCACGCATTGTGCAAATTGGCGGCCGGCCGTTCGTCTCCGAAGGGCTGCCCGAGCGCATGTGGGACGACTTCTACCACCGCGCCCTCACCGTCAGCTGGCCGGTGTTCTTCGGCTTGGCCACCAGTGTATTCCTGACCTTCAACGCGATCTTCGCGATGATCTACCAGGTCGATCCGCACGGCATTGCCAACCAATTTCCCAAGGGGCTGGCCGGCGCGTTTTTCTTCAGTGTGGAAACCCTGGCCACCGTCGGCTACGGGGACATGCACCCGCAATCGATTTACACGCATGTCGTCGCCACCTCGGAAATCATTCTGGGCATGGGCAACATCGCGGTGGTCACCGGCCTGATCTTTGCGCGCTTCTCGCGTCCCCAGGCCAAGATCCTGTTCGGCAAGCACCCGATCGTGCGCACAATCGAAGGCAAGCAGACGCTGATGCTACGCGCTGCCAATATGCGTCTGAATCTGATCGCTCAGGCATCCGCGCAATTGCATCTGTTGCGGCGGTACCAAAGTCCCGAAGGCTTTCAGCTGCGCCGCATCGAAGACTTGAAGCTGGTGCGTGATCATCACCCGATCTTCGTGTTGAGCTGGAACGTCATGCACGTCATCGACGAGGACAGCCCGCTCTACGGCATCTCGCATGAAAGCCTGGAAGACTCCGAAGCGACACTGCTTCTGACCATCGAAGGCATCGACGAAACCACCTCGCAATCGATGATGGCGCGACACCAGTGGAGCATCAAGGAAGTGCGCTGGAATCACCGCTACCTCGACCTCGTGCGACGCGACGAAAACGGCTTGAACGTGATCGACTACACCATCTTCGATGACGTGCTACCCATTGATGAGGAAAGCCAGGACGCGGTGTAA
- a CDS encoding YciI family protein, producing MKFLVMIYNDDTLLDALPPGQFDTMMNGCFKHADELRAEGHLLDSMQLQPPSKTKTIRVRNNRTTIVDGPFAETREYLGGFNLIEAADIHEAVRIAQTFPWAATGCIEVRPVHDIDAERLRVGA from the coding sequence ATGAAATTCCTGGTCATGATCTACAACGACGACACGCTGCTGGACGCTTTGCCGCCTGGTCAGTTCGACACGATGATGAACGGTTGTTTCAAGCACGCCGACGAACTGCGTGCCGAAGGCCATTTGCTCGATTCCATGCAACTACAGCCACCGTCGAAAACCAAGACGATCCGCGTGCGCAACAACCGCACCACCATCGTCGACGGACCGTTTGCCGAAACACGTGAATACCTGGGCGGCTTCAACCTGATCGAGGCCGCGGATATCCACGAAGCCGTGCGCATTGCGCAGACCTTTCCGTGGGCTGCGACGGGTTGCATTGAAGTGCGGCCGGTGCACGACATTGATGCGGAGCGTCTGCGCGTGGGGGCGTGA
- a CDS encoding lipid-A-disaccharide synthase N-terminal domain-containing protein: MGIFSNGWLVFGLLGQIIFTARFLFQWLYSEYKRHSAFPMAFWYASVLGGLILLCYACHKEDPVFMVGQTGGLLIYLRNLQLRLREKKEHARGSAPSVP; encoded by the coding sequence ATGGGAATATTTAGCAATGGCTGGCTGGTATTTGGCCTGCTCGGCCAGATCATTTTTACCGCCCGCTTCCTGTTCCAGTGGCTGTATAGCGAGTACAAGCGGCACAGCGCCTTCCCGATGGCGTTCTGGTACGCCAGCGTGCTCGGCGGTCTGATTCTGCTTTGCTATGCCTGCCATAAGGAAGACCCGGTATTCATGGTCGGGCAGACCGGCGGCTTGCTGATCTACCTGCGCAACCTCCAGTTGCGTCTGCGTGAAAAGAAGGAGCATGCACGTGGCTCAGCGCCATCCGTCCCCTGA
- a CDS encoding lipid-A-disaccharide synthase N-terminal domain-containing protein: MSIDSLWIGAGLAGQALFGARFLVQWLYSESRGKSVIPGVFWYLSVAGGVVLLSYAIHRREPVFIIGESITLLIFLRNLQMLHKRPDPGPDPG; this comes from the coding sequence ATGTCGATAGACAGCCTTTGGATTGGCGCAGGCCTCGCAGGACAGGCGCTGTTCGGTGCCCGCTTCCTGGTGCAATGGCTGTATAGCGAGTCACGGGGTAAGAGCGTCATCCCCGGCGTGTTCTGGTATTTGAGCGTGGCGGGCGGGGTAGTCCTGCTCAGCTATGCCATCCATCGGCGCGAGCCGGTGTTCATCATCGGCGAATCGATCACGCTGCTGATCTTCCTGCGCAACCTGCAGATGCTGCACAAGCGGCCTGATCCGGGGCCTGATCCAGGCTAA